The proteins below come from a single Methanothermobacter sp. genomic window:
- a CDS encoding MarR family transcriptional regulator, with product MIDSDIPFRGLLSIILRSHRVFVARELSSLKLTDAQVACLFRIHRQPGATQDELSWFFQVDKGTIARITRRLEERGLIMRKQDPRNRRRYMLSLTAQGEELIPLIREVEDRWTDLLFENLTDEERDTLMELCRRLAEDAMKIRGVEDDRGR from the coding sequence ATGATCGACAGCGACATACCCTTCAGGGGGCTCCTATCCATAATACTCAGAAGCCACCGCGTATTTGTGGCAAGGGAGTTATCCAGCCTGAAACTCACAGACGCCCAGGTGGCCTGCCTCTTCAGGATCCACAGGCAACCGGGTGCTACACAGGATGAACTCTCCTGGTTCTTCCAGGTGGACAAGGGCACCATAGCCAGGATCACAAGGCGCCTGGAGGAGCGGGGACTCATCATGAGAAAACAGGACCCCCGAAACAGGAGGAGGTACATGCTGAGCCTCACAGCTCAGGGGGAGGAACTGATACCCCTCATAAGGGAGGTTGAGGACAGGTGGACTGACCTCCTATTTGAGAACCTCACAGATGAGGAGAGGGATACCCTAATGGAATTGTGCAGGAGACTCGCAGAGGATGCAATGAAGATAAGGGGCGTGGAAGATGACAGAGGGCGTTAA
- a CDS encoding glycosyltransferase — MISVICVYNDRETLRRFLLRDLREGDDYELILLDNTTHRFSSAAGALNHGAEMATGDTLIFAHQDVHVKPEAIRRMASYTSSLEDAGVVGAAGVAGPFRLFSSMKQGDPPADVGRRIEAPVRVQTVDECLFALPSGVWSRYPFDEETCSHWHLYAVERCLALKKKGYSIYAVPVEAYHRSPGYSMSPEYYTTMGAIMKKHRVPVVWTSLGFSTPYLPLGLQRRLKEFLMRL; from the coding sequence ATGATATCAGTAATATGTGTCTACAATGATAGAGAAACCCTCAGGAGGTTCCTCCTCAGGGACCTCCGTGAAGGGGACGATTATGAACTCATACTCCTTGATAACACCACCCATAGATTCAGTTCCGCTGCAGGGGCCCTCAACCATGGTGCGGAGATGGCCACAGGCGACACCCTCATATTCGCCCACCAGGATGTGCACGTAAAACCCGAAGCCATCAGACGGATGGCCTCATATACATCTTCGCTGGAGGATGCAGGTGTGGTGGGTGCTGCTGGAGTGGCCGGTCCCTTCAGGTTGTTCTCCAGCATGAAACAGGGTGACCCACCGGCGGATGTTGGTAGGAGAATCGAGGCTCCGGTGAGGGTTCAGACCGTTGACGAGTGCCTCTTCGCCCTACCATCAGGGGTCTGGAGTAGGTATCCCTTTGATGAGGAGACCTGCAGCCACTGGCACCTCTATGCGGTTGAACGGTGCCTCGCCCTTAAGAAGAAGGGTTACAGTATCTACGCGGTCCCTGTGGAGGCCTACCACAGGTCACCGGGTTACTCAATGTCCCCTGAATACTACACCACAATGGGGGCCATAATGAAAAAACACAGGGTCCCGGTGGTTTGGACCTCCCTGGGGTTTTCCACACCATACCTGCCTCTGGGACTCCAGAGGAGGCTGAAGGAGTTCCTCATGAGGTTATAG
- a CDS encoding D-glucuronyl C5-epimerase family protein has protein sequence MKKLFILIPGLIFILACSPSHAVDNTTGCNGTPDHLNRSYYLDNYQELLKGAVKNNTRIRNHLYTRYTSTGDRRYYQAYVDAGYAVKVFSGIKSKRALRSDDKIIEIKTIQANNAYYSRKLSPSDTIVIVFSSRACQFRNMPVPEFKSNLPFVYYRKRGWHIYPVTTSNLAGGCRNTTDFLEVLDEQKLTVSFRTYRGMRYAVFPMYFDYHGSGTGWLDSFAQGNLAGHYARAYNLTGKREYLDISNSLINSFYAPTNLVKTTKYGNFYLHYNFLREHYILNAHLICTLGINNACRYTGNSRALNLFRTGISTFRRMNWRFDSGRWTYYAVSGRYYRPTWLASEGYHRLHVQLANRVWKATGDSYYRSIALRWNSYLKRKGLRPERI, from the coding sequence ATGAAAAAACTTTTTATCCTGATTCCTGGCCTAATTTTCATCCTTGCATGCAGCCCGTCCCATGCGGTGGATAACACCACAGGCTGCAACGGGACACCTGACCACCTGAACCGCTCATACTACCTGGACAATTACCAGGAACTCCTCAAGGGGGCTGTTAAAAATAACACGAGGATAAGGAACCACCTCTATACACGCTACACCTCAACAGGTGATAGGAGGTACTACCAGGCATACGTAGATGCAGGTTACGCCGTTAAAGTCTTCTCAGGCATCAAGAGTAAGAGGGCCCTGAGGAGCGATGATAAGATCATCGAGATCAAGACAATACAGGCCAATAATGCCTACTACTCCCGGAAACTTTCACCATCAGATACGATAGTGATTGTATTCAGCAGCAGGGCCTGCCAGTTCAGGAACATGCCTGTACCCGAGTTCAAAAGCAACCTGCCCTTCGTCTACTACAGGAAGAGGGGATGGCACATTTACCCTGTAACCACATCCAACCTTGCAGGTGGCTGCAGGAACACCACAGACTTCCTTGAAGTGCTGGATGAGCAGAAACTCACGGTAAGCTTCAGGACATACAGGGGTATGCGCTACGCGGTATTCCCCATGTACTTTGACTATCATGGCTCAGGTACCGGCTGGCTTGACAGCTTCGCCCAGGGAAACCTTGCAGGCCACTACGCCAGGGCATACAACCTCACAGGTAAGAGGGAGTACCTTGACATCTCAAATTCCCTCATAAACAGTTTTTATGCCCCAACAAACCTTGTGAAAACCACGAAATACGGTAACTTCTACCTCCACTACAACTTCCTGAGGGAACACTACATCCTCAACGCCCACCTAATCTGCACATTGGGAATCAACAACGCCTGCAGGTACACAGGAAACTCAAGAGCACTTAACCTATTCAGAACTGGCATTTCAACCTTCAGGAGGATGAACTGGAGGTTCGACAGTGGGCGATGGACATATTATGCCGTGAGCGGCAGGTACTACAGGCCCACCTGGCTAGCCAGCGAGGGCTACCACAGACTCCACGTACAGCTTGCAAACAGGGTCTGGAAGGCAACAGGGGACAGCTACTACCGCAGCATTGCCCTGAGGTGGAACAGTTACCTCAAAAGGAAGGGACTCAGACCCGAGAGGATCTGA
- a CDS encoding BREX system ATP-binding domain-containing protein: MEGSFHRGHSDVIIEAVFEVIEFKDLRKPIIRLDGFKKDNLMELSDRLITMHEEVYEWEAKPVRESLEGIIARHEANAELTGYISPRNFVKSFISVLDVVQQNPELRSEEEILDLFEEKEMEFEDFEDEDWV, from the coding sequence ATGGAGGGTTCATTTCATAGGGGTCATTCCGATGTAATCATAGAAGCGGTGTTTGAAGTCATCGAATTCAAGGACCTCAGAAAACCCATAATAAGGCTTGACGGCTTCAAGAAGGACAACCTCATGGAGCTGTCAGATCGCCTCATAACGATGCACGAGGAGGTCTACGAGTGGGAGGCTAAACCTGTCAGGGAGTCCCTTGAGGGTATAATAGCAAGGCATGAGGCCAACGCGGAACTCACAGGTTACATTTCACCGAGAAACTTTGTTAAATCATTCATAAGTGTCCTTGATGTTGTCCAGCAGAACCCTGAACTCCGAAGCGAGGAGGAGATCCTTGACCTCTTTGAGGAGAAGGAGATGGAGTTTGAGGATTTCGAGGACGAGGACTGGGTTTAG
- a CDS encoding FkbM family methyltransferase, whose product MQRIFLSRLMSRKSPIWLIYYGFMGLIKVFRSANNPFRTLIFLLGFFEEFELDLRYIGKINVSKEDIDNNFVQTLISACSNDLNCSQQTRLRSIITQRFDNIIEVDGIKIKNTMPLFILIEIFVLEDYKFHELDRGDVVIDLGASVGDSSLYLAKEGYVVYAFEPLPQIFEIGRENIKMNPQLASKINYINKAVSCKKGVLKMGYDGVEKSHYSSLYTEKNKMVSVDTITIDEIVSKINSKPKGLKVDCEGCEYEIMDNLDLSGFREIIIEYHPQPKNRDPREIVDKLRSEGFTIKLRGNHSIGLIHARRT is encoded by the coding sequence ATGCAGAGGATTTTTTTAAGCCGTTTAATGAGTAGGAAAAGTCCAATATGGTTAATTTATTATGGATTTATGGGTCTCATAAAGGTTTTTAGGTCCGCAAATAACCCTTTTAGAACTCTTATATTTCTCCTAGGATTCTTTGAGGAATTCGAATTGGATTTAAGGTATATAGGCAAAATAAATGTTTCAAAAGAGGATATCGACAATAACTTTGTACAAACACTTATAAGTGCCTGTTCTAATGATTTAAACTGTTCTCAGCAAACTAGATTAAGATCTATAATCACTCAAAGATTTGACAACATTATAGAAGTCGATGGCATAAAAATAAAAAATACTATGCCCCTTTTTATATTAATCGAAATATTTGTTCTCGAGGATTATAAATTTCATGAGCTTGACAGAGGGGATGTTGTGATTGATCTAGGTGCCTCGGTTGGTGATAGCAGTCTCTATCTTGCCAAAGAAGGTTATGTGGTTTATGCCTTCGAACCTCTTCCACAGATATTCGAAATTGGAAGAGAAAACATAAAAATGAACCCTCAATTAGCCTCAAAAATAAATTACATTAACAAGGCTGTCTCATGTAAAAAAGGAGTCCTCAAGATGGGATATGATGGAGTAGAAAAAAGCCATTATAGCTCTCTTTATACTGAAAAAAACAAAATGGTTTCAGTGGACACAATAACAATTGATGAAATAGTATCAAAAATTAATTCAAAGCCAAAGGGTCTTAAAGTGGACTGTGAAGGTTGCGAATATGAAATTATGGATAATTTAGATCTTTCAGGATTTCGTGAAATTATAATCGAATATCATCCACAGCCAAAAAATAGAGATCCACGAGAAATTGTGGATAAACTCAGATCAGAAGGGTTTACTATTAAGTTAAGAGGTAATCATAGTATCGGGTTGATACATGCGCGTAGAACGTGA
- a CDS encoding DNA-processing protein DprA: protein MISGISLGIVVIEAGLKSGTMHTVKFAKEQNKIIMVADVRKEGNNKLIQDGFPCFKFEK from the coding sequence ATCATAAGTGGAATCTCTCTCGGTATAGTTGTCATCGAGGCCGGTCTGAAAAGTGGAACGATGCATACTGTGAAATTTGCTAAAGAACAGAATAAAATAATCATGGTTGCAGATGTTAGGAAGGAAGGCAATAATAAACTTATACAGGATGGATTTCCTTGTTTTAAATTTGAAAAATAG
- a CDS encoding DNA-processing protein DprA encodes MNQRRLEDYSSSKDFSEIFEIPLEDSYYPTLLKNIKKPPETLYARGNIELLKKPSIAIVGTRKPSAEGEYYSKKITEFFVKNGFVIVSGLAVGVDSIVAKTALDSDGYIINVLPSPVDVIIPKKTIFLQRKPLKNVVFLFLK; translated from the coding sequence ATGAATCAGAGAAGACTTGAGGATTATAGTAGCTCTAAAGATTTTTCAGAAATCTTTGAAATACCATTAGAAGATTCTTATTACCCTACTCTCCTTAAAAATATCAAAAAACCTCCTGAAACTCTATATGCAAGGGGTAATATAGAACTATTAAAAAAACCATCAATTGCAATCGTTGGAACTAGAAAACCAAGCGCGGAAGGTGAATATTACTCCAAAAAAATCACTGAATTCTTTGTTAAGAATGGATTCGTAATTGTATCAGGTCTTGCCGTGGGAGTGGATTCCATTGTAGCAAAAACAGCTCTGGATAGTGACGGTTACATTATAAATGTTCTACCTTCTCCAGTAGATGTTATAATACCCAAAAAAACCATTTTCTTGCAGAGGAAACCCTTAAAAAATGTGGTCTTCTTATTTCTGAAATGA
- a CDS encoding MATE family efflux transporter, whose amino-acid sequence MTEGVKIMRGDPRRALLKLSGPMIIAMLLTSIYNLVDAVWVAGLGGEALAAIGFVTPLYMVLVGLSNGLGAGAASSVSRYLGAGDTEGVNNSATHTVIITAAASVVITVVLELLLGDILLSLGAGEALKPAFQYGSVVFAGTIFTLFTGAAYGILRSEGDAKRPMYAMGLSAVLNMVLDPLLIYTAGWGIAGAAWATVISQFAVSVVVLYWFLGGGTYTSIGMKHFRPDRGVALSILSVTLPASAEFFVMSLVTAVLNGILTAVGGTSAVAVYSAGWRIVMLAIVPVISVATALVSVSGVAYGSRNFRNLEVVHGYSIRLGLVIAAATALLTFVLAPWISWVFSYSQASADLAPRITLFLRVICLFYLFLPPGIMSGSIFQGAGRGLTSLALSAIRQVLLVAVFAYLLGVILGFGEVGVWWGVVAGDIGGSLIAYLWARLFIGRLRRYGD is encoded by the coding sequence ATGACAGAGGGCGTTAAGATAATGAGGGGGGACCCGAGGAGGGCCCTCCTGAAACTCTCAGGGCCGATGATAATCGCGATGCTCCTCACATCCATCTACAACCTTGTGGACGCGGTATGGGTGGCTGGCCTCGGTGGAGAGGCACTGGCAGCCATAGGGTTCGTGACACCCCTCTACATGGTACTCGTGGGGCTATCCAATGGCCTCGGAGCCGGGGCGGCATCATCGGTCTCAAGGTACCTTGGTGCAGGTGACACCGAGGGCGTCAACAACAGCGCAACCCACACGGTCATAATAACAGCAGCTGCTTCAGTTGTGATCACAGTTGTCCTTGAACTCCTCCTCGGCGACATACTCCTCTCCCTGGGGGCAGGGGAGGCCCTCAAACCAGCGTTCCAGTACGGTAGCGTGGTATTCGCTGGTACCATATTCACACTCTTCACAGGGGCCGCCTACGGGATACTCAGATCTGAGGGTGATGCGAAGAGGCCAATGTATGCCATGGGCCTCTCAGCGGTCCTCAACATGGTCCTCGACCCCCTCCTCATATACACTGCAGGTTGGGGTATAGCAGGTGCGGCCTGGGCCACGGTGATATCCCAGTTTGCGGTTTCAGTAGTTGTACTCTACTGGTTCCTGGGTGGGGGGACCTACACCTCCATCGGGATGAAGCACTTCAGACCCGACCGTGGGGTTGCCCTCTCAATACTCTCTGTGACATTACCTGCCAGTGCAGAGTTCTTTGTCATGTCCCTGGTAACCGCGGTACTCAACGGGATACTCACAGCCGTCGGGGGTACCAGTGCAGTTGCGGTGTACTCGGCGGGGTGGAGGATAGTCATGCTGGCCATCGTGCCGGTGATATCGGTTGCAACGGCCCTTGTGAGTGTCTCAGGGGTTGCCTATGGTTCAAGGAACTTCAGAAACCTTGAGGTGGTCCACGGTTACTCCATAAGGCTGGGGCTTGTGATAGCCGCTGCCACGGCACTCCTCACATTCGTACTTGCCCCCTGGATCTCATGGGTATTCTCGTACTCCCAGGCCTCTGCGGACCTGGCACCAAGGATAACCCTGTTCCTGAGGGTTATCTGCCTCTTCTACCTCTTCCTACCACCGGGTATAATGTCAGGTTCCATCTTCCAGGGGGCCGGGAGGGGGCTCACATCCCTCGCACTCTCGGCTATAAGGCAGGTTCTCCTGGTGGCGGTATTCGCCTACCTCCTCGGTGTGATCCTGGGATTCGGTGAGGTTGGTGTCTGGTGGGGTGTGGTTGCAGGTGACATCGGGGGGAGCCTCATAGCCTACCTCTGGGCAAGGCTATTCATAGGGAGGCTCAGGAGGTACGGGGACTGA
- a CDS encoding phosphoribosyltransferase, with the protein MVRIVSGKLKIQNGTGILMRKFSVQSSHLASSIRERPSEDLHYRTIHHKILNEDMRVLLFDDILTTGNTVRACVRRILDAGPTPINVFTLSKTRCSQ; encoded by the coding sequence TTGGTCCGAATAGTTTCAGGAAAGCTAAAAATCCAGAATGGAACAGGTATTCTCATGAGAAAGTTTTCAGTGCAAAGTTCCCACCTAGCCTCAAGTATCAGAGAAAGGCCAAGTGAGGATCTGCATTACAGAACAATTCACCACAAGATACTAAATGAAGATATGAGAGTTTTACTCTTTGATGATATACTTACCACTGGAAATACAGTTCGGGCATGTGTTAGAAGAATACTGGATGCTGGTCCAACCCCCATAAACGTATTTACCCTTTCTAAGACAAGGTGTAGTCAATGA
- a CDS encoding type II toxin-antitoxin system HicB family antitoxin, whose amino-acid sequence MTSVKLELPVKIEKEGNLFVAICEPFNIASQGSSKEIALENIREALELFLSDEDVLEMYQDLISSYTVPEKEEHVSVKIDGWQKRKTVRSEAL is encoded by the coding sequence ATGACCTCAGTTAAACTTGAGCTTCCAGTAAAGATTGAAAAAGAGGGAAACCTGTTCGTGGCGATATGTGAGCCCTTCAACATAGCCAGTCAGGGCAGCAGCAAAGAAATTGCTCTTGAGAACATTCGGGAGGCGCTTGAACTCTTCCTTAGCGACGAGGATGTTCTTGAAATGTATCAGGACCTTATAAGCAGTTACACTGTACCTGAAAAAGAGGAACATGTGAGCGTTAAGATAGATGGCTGGCAAAAAAGGAAAACTGTCAGGAGTGAAGCTCTGTAA
- a CDS encoding type II toxin-antitoxin system HicA family toxin → MAGKKGKLSGVKLCKILQKEGFTYSGGKGSHVKLKKIDENGKKLIVIIPLHDEIAPGTLKSILKQAELTYPEFMKLMNSRKRT, encoded by the coding sequence ATGGCTGGCAAAAAAGGAAAACTGTCAGGAGTGAAGCTCTGTAAGATCCTCCAGAAAGAGGGATTTACGTATTCTGGAGGAAAGGGTAGTCATGTGAAACTCAAAAAGATAGATGAAAATGGGAAGAAACTCATTGTGATCATACCTCTTCATGATGAAATCGCCCCCGGAACCCTGAAATCAATTCTTAAACAGGCTGAGCTCACATATCCAGAATTCATGAAGCTCATGAATTCCAGAAAAAGAACATGA
- a CDS encoding DEAD/DEAH box helicase — MSSESLNPRLRHFLANRLGWRRLRDVQKSALEAIGRGEDTLIVAPTASGKTEAAMIPVFNSILTEGLPPVSLLYVSPLKALINDMHSRLEYWGNHFNLEVMKWHGDVPPDTKRRFIRNPADILLITPESLEVIMVNRSRDERERIFRNLRYIIVDEIHYFIESDRGVQLNSLLARLERYTAVRPQRIGLSATVGNPEDVLEWMSPSGVVVKENSDRRLQYRIFSGGEAGVVDVLRRLTGRKVLIFVPSRREAEKYYNIIRRCLDVDVFIHHSSLNRESREEAEEKFKSISAAFMVSTSTLELGIDVGDIDVVVHLRSPTTVNQFLQRTGRSGRRSGNQRTIIFHEGEVLLALSVVSLALSGKLEMLRIPGRPLDIYFHQILSSVFEIEKPGPAEIYRGLGRAHVFSDISQGDFRHLLDFMGESDFIRKHGSYLYHGFNFEKVFGKMNFLEFYSVFYPTYDFTVKHGTKTIGTLDAFFAVKYLEEGRGFVLGGENWIVRDIDHEKFIVKVKPCSRNASIPDWSGGGAPVSFEVARHAYDILLGNFNRDLLRWLDDASRERVLSAMARASAAGLTRDVIPVSVGSDVEIHTFGGERVNGLISDIFRMEHDAYSITDDAFAARFRAKVDYDDVASTLKEIPSIISEEDFPLRLHDRLDRMFKNKFIEHLPEDVAAHIKYSILYRPDELMGCLRPADLLRWRVSGFRFFMVLRNRHSCSFSGIHELHEFWICELSLFKN, encoded by the coding sequence ATGTCCTCCGAATCACTCAACCCCCGCCTCAGGCACTTCCTCGCCAACAGGCTCGGCTGGAGGAGGCTGAGGGACGTGCAGAAATCCGCCCTTGAAGCCATAGGTAGGGGGGAGGACACCCTCATAGTTGCACCCACAGCCTCTGGTAAGACCGAGGCCGCCATGATACCCGTCTTCAACTCCATACTCACAGAGGGCCTCCCACCGGTCAGCCTGCTCTATGTCTCACCCCTCAAGGCACTCATAAATGACATGCACAGCAGACTGGAGTACTGGGGCAACCACTTCAACCTTGAGGTCATGAAGTGGCACGGGGATGTCCCGCCGGACACCAAGCGGAGGTTCATCAGGAACCCCGCGGACATCCTCCTCATAACACCAGAGTCCCTTGAGGTCATCATGGTGAACAGGAGCCGGGATGAGAGGGAGAGGATCTTCAGGAACCTCCGCTACATCATAGTGGATGAGATCCACTACTTCATAGAGTCAGACAGGGGTGTCCAGCTGAACTCCCTCCTTGCAAGGCTTGAGAGGTACACTGCTGTGAGGCCCCAGAGGATAGGGCTCTCTGCAACGGTTGGAAACCCCGAAGATGTCCTTGAGTGGATGAGCCCCTCGGGGGTTGTTGTAAAGGAGAACTCTGATAGGAGACTCCAGTACAGGATATTCTCTGGTGGAGAGGCGGGGGTCGTTGATGTTTTAAGGAGGTTAACCGGCAGGAAGGTCCTCATCTTCGTCCCATCACGGAGGGAGGCTGAGAAGTACTACAACATCATAAGAAGGTGTCTGGATGTGGACGTCTTCATACACCACTCCTCCCTGAACAGGGAGTCAAGGGAGGAGGCAGAGGAGAAATTCAAATCCATCTCAGCGGCCTTCATGGTGAGCACCAGTACACTGGAGCTTGGTATAGATGTGGGTGACATCGACGTGGTGGTGCACCTGCGGAGCCCAACAACCGTGAACCAGTTCCTCCAGAGGACCGGGCGGAGCGGCAGGAGGAGCGGCAACCAGAGGACCATCATATTCCATGAGGGTGAGGTGCTCCTCGCCCTCTCGGTTGTCTCACTGGCACTTTCAGGTAAACTTGAGATGCTCAGGATACCCGGAAGGCCCCTTGACATATACTTCCACCAGATCCTGAGCTCGGTGTTTGAGATTGAAAAACCGGGGCCCGCAGAGATATACAGGGGCCTTGGGAGGGCCCATGTGTTCTCTGATATAAGTCAAGGGGACTTCAGGCACCTACTTGACTTCATGGGTGAGAGTGACTTTATAAGGAAACATGGAAGCTACCTCTACCATGGCTTCAACTTTGAGAAGGTCTTCGGTAAGATGAACTTCCTTGAGTTCTACTCTGTGTTCTACCCCACCTATGATTTCACTGTTAAGCACGGAACAAAGACCATAGGAACCCTTGACGCATTCTTCGCTGTAAAATACCTTGAGGAGGGCAGGGGATTTGTGCTTGGTGGTGAAAACTGGATTGTGAGGGATATAGACCATGAAAAATTCATAGTTAAGGTTAAGCCCTGCTCAAGGAATGCCAGTATACCTGACTGGAGTGGTGGCGGTGCCCCGGTGAGCTTTGAGGTTGCAAGGCACGCCTACGACATCCTCCTTGGAAACTTCAACCGGGACCTCCTCAGGTGGCTGGATGACGCATCAAGGGAGAGGGTCCTATCTGCGATGGCAAGGGCCTCTGCCGCAGGTTTAACCAGGGATGTTATCCCTGTGAGTGTCGGTTCTGATGTGGAGATCCACACCTTTGGAGGGGAGAGGGTTAACGGCCTCATCTCAGATATATTCAGGATGGAGCATGATGCATACAGCATCACAGATGACGCCTTCGCGGCGCGCTTCAGGGCAAAGGTCGACTATGATGATGTGGCTTCCACTCTGAAGGAGATCCCATCCATCATCTCTGAGGAGGACTTCCCCCTCAGGCTCCATGACAGGCTTGACAGGATGTTTAAGAACAAGTTCATAGAGCACCTCCCTGAGGATGTGGCGGCCCATATTAAGTACAGCATCCTCTACAGGCCGGATGAGCTCATGGGCTGCTTGAGGCCAGCAGACCTGTTGAGGTGGAGGGTTTCAGGATTCAGGTTTTTCATGGTTCTGAGAAATAGACATTCATGTTCTTTTTCTGGAATTCATGAGCTTCATGAATTCTGGATATGTGAGCTCAGCCTGTTTAAGAATTGA
- the arsB gene encoding ACR3 family arsenite efflux transporter, which yields MESEEMGIFERYLTVWVILCIITGVGLGHFIPAFPALLNRLQYAQVSLPVAVLIWLMIYPMMLRIDFSSIIRATRELRGLTVTCGTNWLIKPFTMYIVASFFLLGVFSNLIPPELGREYLAGAVLLGAAPCTAMVFVWSSLTRGDPAYTLVQVAVNDIILLFAYAPIVAFLLGIGNIQVPYDTLILSVVLFVVVPLLAGYLTRRRLITSRGPEYFQRFLGKFEKITIIGLLLTLIIIFSFQGGVIIENPLHIGLIAVPLILQTFLIFTVAYLWARIWSLRHAVAAPAALIGASNFFELAVAVAISLFGLQSGAALATVVGVLVEVPVMLTLVRIANATRDRFPA from the coding sequence ATGGAAAGTGAAGAGATGGGAATATTCGAAAGGTACCTCACGGTCTGGGTGATACTATGCATAATCACAGGGGTGGGACTGGGACACTTCATACCAGCCTTCCCGGCCCTCCTCAACAGGTTACAGTACGCCCAGGTATCCCTTCCTGTGGCGGTGCTCATATGGCTAATGATATACCCCATGATGCTCAGGATAGACTTCTCAAGCATAATACGGGCCACCAGGGAACTCAGGGGGCTCACTGTTACCTGCGGGACCAACTGGCTCATAAAGCCATTCACCATGTACATCGTGGCATCATTCTTCCTCCTCGGAGTTTTCTCAAATCTGATACCACCTGAACTCGGCAGGGAATACCTTGCAGGGGCGGTGCTCCTGGGGGCAGCCCCATGCACGGCAATGGTATTCGTCTGGAGCAGCCTCACACGGGGTGACCCTGCCTACACACTGGTGCAGGTGGCGGTGAACGACATAATACTCCTCTTCGCCTACGCCCCAATAGTGGCCTTCCTCCTGGGGATAGGTAACATCCAGGTACCCTACGACACCCTCATACTCTCAGTGGTCCTCTTCGTGGTGGTACCGCTACTTGCAGGCTACCTCACAAGGAGGAGGCTCATCACCTCAAGGGGGCCGGAGTACTTCCAGAGGTTCCTGGGGAAATTCGAGAAGATAACAATCATAGGACTCCTCCTCACCCTCATCATAATATTCTCATTCCAGGGGGGAGTCATAATCGAGAACCCCCTCCACATCGGCCTGATTGCGGTGCCCCTCATACTGCAGACCTTCCTGATCTTCACGGTTGCCTACCTCTGGGCCCGCATCTGGAGTCTGAGGCATGCGGTGGCTGCACCGGCGGCCCTCATAGGTGCAAGCAACTTCTTTGAACTTGCAGTTGCGGTGGCAATATCACTCTTCGGCCTCCAGTCAGGGGCGGCCCTCGCCACCGTGGTTGGGGTCCTGGTGGAGGTCCCGGTTATGCTCACACTTGTGAGGATAGCCAACGCAACACGGGACAGGTTCCCGGCCTGA